One Gordonia zhaorongruii DNA segment encodes these proteins:
- a CDS encoding AAA family ATPase — translation MTGPTLTLTARLNTSAADSRRGLVRVHPEVLTALSLTEWDAIGVTGARTVASVVARADDGTPPGTVLLDDITFSNLGIREDTQVVVSPVVVHGAARITVSGSSIASASVSEPTLRRALLGKVVSVGDTLSLLPRDLGPELTASEATRSLARTLGITWTNELLTVAATEPAGPVSVQTNTAVLWAGHDGSGAPGALASGTPNGGTASAGTGPTTGAQQFGARQPSGASTQPHSASDVQPERPAHPVRPMSELVGVDSQTTRLTEWLSVTLDTPDILRALGAQPRLGVLVTGPSGVGKATVVRSVCADRPFVEIDGPTSGALAADGRRAAVTSAIARLRSAGPGVLLITDVEALLPADPDPVSALIVDDLRTAVGSGEVALVATSADATALDPRLREPDLCDRSLSIPLPDASLRAKLLGAILSGVPADGKLDLDDVAVHTPGFVAADLAAVVRDAALRAAARAADSSGEPALRTADLTEALTVVRPASRLESPDVALGSITLDDVGDMVETRQALTEAVLWPLQHPDTFTRLGVDPPRGVLLYGPPGCGKTFVVRALAASGRLSVHTVKGAELLDKWVGSSERAVRDLFTRARESAPSLVFLDEVDALAPRRGGSTDSGVADRVVAALLTELDGVEPLSDVVVLGATNRPDLIDPALLRPGRLERIVFVPPPDADARADILRASSRSVPLDGIDIEELAQDLDGYSAADCSALLREAALAAMRRDIEAATVTATDVEAARRTVRPSLDPGQVAELEAYAENRRG, via the coding sequence GTGACCGGACCGACGTTGACCCTGACCGCCCGGCTCAACACGTCGGCCGCAGATTCGCGACGCGGCCTCGTGCGCGTGCACCCCGAAGTGCTCACCGCCCTCTCCCTCACCGAATGGGACGCGATCGGCGTCACCGGGGCGCGCACCGTCGCGTCGGTCGTCGCCCGCGCCGACGACGGGACGCCTCCCGGAACGGTGCTGCTCGACGACATCACGTTCTCGAATCTGGGCATCCGTGAGGACACGCAGGTAGTGGTGTCACCGGTCGTCGTACACGGTGCCGCGAGGATCACGGTGAGCGGGTCGTCCATCGCATCGGCGTCCGTCAGCGAACCGACGCTTCGCCGAGCGCTGCTCGGCAAGGTGGTCTCGGTCGGCGACACGCTGTCCCTGCTCCCACGGGATCTCGGTCCCGAGCTGACAGCCAGCGAGGCGACGCGTTCCCTCGCCCGCACACTCGGCATCACCTGGACCAACGAACTGCTCACCGTCGCGGCCACCGAGCCTGCGGGCCCGGTGAGCGTGCAGACCAACACCGCAGTTCTGTGGGCAGGTCACGATGGTTCCGGAGCGCCGGGTGCGCTCGCCTCGGGGACGCCGAACGGCGGCACTGCGAGCGCGGGAACCGGCCCGACGACCGGTGCCCAGCAGTTCGGTGCCCGCCAACCGTCCGGCGCATCGACGCAGCCTCACTCTGCCTCGGACGTGCAGCCGGAACGACCCGCTCACCCGGTGCGGCCGATGTCCGAACTGGTCGGCGTCGACTCGCAGACCACCCGCCTGACCGAGTGGCTGTCCGTCACGCTCGACACTCCGGACATCCTCCGCGCGCTGGGCGCGCAACCACGTCTGGGAGTTCTCGTCACCGGTCCCTCGGGCGTCGGCAAGGCCACCGTCGTGCGCTCGGTGTGCGCGGACCGTCCGTTCGTCGAGATCGACGGGCCCACGTCGGGAGCCCTCGCCGCAGACGGTCGGCGAGCCGCAGTTACCTCCGCGATCGCACGGCTCCGCAGCGCGGGTCCCGGGGTTCTGCTCATCACCGACGTGGAGGCGCTCCTGCCCGCGGACCCCGATCCGGTATCGGCGTTGATCGTCGACGATCTGCGGACCGCGGTGGGCTCCGGAGAGGTCGCGCTGGTCGCGACGAGCGCCGACGCCACGGCCCTCGACCCCCGGCTGCGCGAACCCGATCTGTGCGACCGGTCGTTGTCCATCCCACTGCCCGACGCTTCACTCCGCGCCAAGCTACTGGGAGCGATCCTGTCGGGCGTGCCCGCCGACGGGAAGCTCGACCTGGATGACGTAGCCGTTCACACGCCCGGCTTCGTGGCCGCCGATCTGGCCGCGGTCGTCCGGGACGCGGCGCTGCGCGCCGCCGCCCGCGCCGCCGATTCGTCGGGCGAGCCCGCACTGCGCACTGCGGACCTGACCGAGGCACTGACCGTGGTGCGGCCCGCGTCACGTCTGGAGTCGCCGGACGTAGCGCTCGGATCGATCACCCTCGACGACGTCGGCGACATGGTCGAGACCCGGCAGGCACTGACCGAGGCGGTGCTGTGGCCGCTCCAGCATCCGGACACGTTCACCAGGCTCGGCGTCGACCCGCCGCGCGGTGTCCTCCTCTACGGTCCGCCCGGCTGCGGCAAGACGTTCGTGGTGCGTGCCCTCGCGGCATCGGGCCGCCTGTCCGTGCACACGGTCAAGGGCGCCGAACTTCTCGACAAGTGGGTCGGTTCGTCTGAGAGAGCCGTCCGCGACCTGTTCACGCGCGCCCGCGAATCGGCGCCGTCCCTGGTGTTCCTGGACGAGGTGGACGCTCTCGCACCTCGTCGCGGCGGGTCCACCGACTCCGGTGTCGCCGATCGTGTGGTGGCCGCGCTGCTGACCGAACTCGACGGCGTGGAACCGCTGTCGGACGTCGTAGTCCTGGGCGCCACCAACCGGCCCGACCTGATCGATCCGGCCCTGCTGCGGCCGGGCAGGTTGGAGCGGATCGTGTTCGTCCCACCACCCGATGCGGACGCGCGCGCCGACATCCTGCGGGCTTCGTCACGGAGCGTGCCTCTCGACGGGATCGACATCGAGGAACTGGCGCAGGACCTCGATGGCTATTCGGCGGCGGACTGCTCGGCGCTTCTGCGCGAAGCGGCGCTGGCCGCCATGCGACGCGACATCGAGGCTGCCACCGTCACCGCGACCGACGTGGAGGCGGCGCGGAGGACGGTCCGCCCGTCTCTCGACCCCGGCCAAGTGGCCGAACTCGAGGCATACGCCGAGAATCGCCGAGGCTGA
- a CDS encoding Na+/H+ antiporter subunit A: MIVVMIALALGALVSPPIMKACGTKGFYVLAAMPAAALAWVIVNWPDPSAPPRTESLTWVPSLNMDIDVRFDTLSAVLSVLILGVGSLVLVYCANYFDTMRRRIETFGGEIVAFAAAMFALVVSDNMLVLYVFWEVTTVLSFLLVGFNMVRATSRRAATQALLVTTFGGLAMLIGIVMLGERNDSYLLSDLIAHPPEAGVLVNLAVVLVLIGALSKSAIVPFHFWLPGAMAAPTPVSAYLHAAAMVKAGVYLVARLAPGFADQLSWQIPVIGLGLVTMVLGGWRSLRERDLKLILAFGTVSQLGFITVLVGVGDANVAMAGIAMIVAHAMFKACLFMVVGIIDHSTGTRDIRLLARLGHRLPVLAGIAALAGASMAGLPFTIGFVGKETAFGSVWTTGAFDDPVAIIVDIVLVLGSVITFAYTSRFLWGAFGRKVRRLPTRQVAALHPPNIAFQAPAAILAVLGVAVSFAAGRLDELFRPYASTLPSFGHPAEHLALWHGFGLPVVFSIIVVVGGAALFVILRARRRAVFGNPPPLNADRIYDATLRGADTASLWITRYTQRGSLPLTQSIILITAVLLPVVALAVGERDQLTIRGFDTVEEVVVGVAMIAAAACTTILRNRLASALVVGLTGYGCGALFALYGAPDLALTQFLVESVTLVVFVLVLRKLPSEPATRHSTGFKPARALIGIAFGAMLVVVGLFAAAARSTEPLQVRLGDAAYTFGHGSNAVNVLLVDIRAWDTIGEVSVLIVAATGVASMVFRNRRFGAVPRITDAARLQAGLSDDYTVASDRTTWLRGSELRDPRHRSMVLEATTRVVFPTLVILSLYLFFAGHNAPGGGFAGGLVMGLALVLRYLAGGRYELGEALPVEAGTILGAGLLVSAATATTSLFLGAPALSSAVIDLHLPVFGDVHIVTALFFDLGIYLIVVGLVLDVLRSLGARLDVADDAPTTGSLPAQPLTGAHQEVRR; encoded by the coding sequence TTGATCGTTGTGATGATCGCGTTGGCCCTCGGCGCGCTCGTGTCACCACCGATCATGAAAGCCTGCGGAACCAAAGGTTTCTACGTCCTCGCCGCGATGCCTGCGGCAGCACTCGCGTGGGTGATCGTGAATTGGCCCGACCCGAGCGCCCCGCCGCGCACCGAGTCGCTGACCTGGGTCCCCAGCCTGAACATGGACATCGACGTCCGGTTCGACACGCTGTCGGCCGTTCTGTCGGTACTCATCCTCGGTGTCGGCTCGCTGGTCCTGGTCTACTGCGCCAACTACTTCGACACGATGCGTCGCCGCATCGAGACGTTCGGCGGCGAGATCGTCGCCTTCGCGGCCGCCATGTTCGCGCTGGTCGTCTCGGACAACATGCTGGTGCTGTACGTGTTCTGGGAAGTCACGACGGTCCTGTCGTTCCTGCTCGTCGGCTTCAACATGGTGCGCGCGACGTCGCGCCGCGCCGCCACGCAGGCGCTCCTGGTGACCACGTTCGGCGGACTCGCGATGCTGATCGGCATCGTCATGCTCGGCGAACGCAACGACAGCTACCTGCTGTCGGACCTGATCGCGCACCCGCCGGAAGCCGGCGTCCTCGTGAATTTGGCGGTGGTGCTCGTCCTGATCGGTGCGCTGTCGAAATCCGCCATCGTGCCGTTCCACTTCTGGCTTCCGGGCGCCATGGCCGCACCCACTCCGGTCAGCGCCTACCTCCACGCCGCAGCGATGGTCAAAGCGGGCGTCTACCTGGTGGCGCGCCTGGCACCCGGATTCGCCGACCAGTTGAGCTGGCAGATCCCGGTGATCGGACTGGGTCTCGTCACCATGGTGCTGGGCGGCTGGCGCTCGCTCCGTGAACGCGACCTGAAACTGATCCTGGCGTTCGGCACGGTCTCGCAGCTCGGCTTCATCACAGTTCTCGTCGGCGTCGGCGACGCCAACGTCGCGATGGCGGGAATCGCGATGATCGTCGCGCACGCCATGTTCAAAGCCTGCCTGTTCATGGTGGTCGGCATCATCGACCACTCCACCGGTACCCGCGACATCCGCCTCCTCGCTCGCCTCGGCCACCGTCTGCCGGTTCTCGCCGGCATCGCCGCGCTGGCGGGCGCCAGCATGGCCGGCCTGCCGTTCACCATCGGATTCGTCGGCAAGGAGACGGCGTTCGGCAGCGTCTGGACCACCGGCGCATTCGACGACCCGGTCGCGATCATCGTCGACATCGTGCTGGTCCTCGGTTCGGTCATCACATTCGCGTACACGTCCCGGTTCCTGTGGGGCGCGTTCGGACGCAAAGTCCGCCGGTTGCCGACCCGTCAGGTCGCAGCCCTGCATCCGCCGAACATCGCGTTCCAAGCACCCGCCGCGATCCTGGCCGTCCTGGGTGTCGCAGTGTCCTTCGCCGCGGGTCGGCTCGACGAACTGTTCCGTCCGTACGCGAGCACGCTGCCCAGCTTCGGTCATCCGGCCGAGCACCTCGCGTTGTGGCACGGGTTCGGCCTGCCCGTCGTGTTCTCGATCATCGTGGTGGTCGGCGGTGCGGCACTGTTCGTCATCCTGCGCGCCCGTCGACGTGCGGTCTTCGGAAATCCGCCGCCGCTCAACGCCGACCGCATCTACGACGCCACGCTGCGCGGCGCGGACACGGCGTCGCTGTGGATCACCCGGTACACGCAGCGCGGTTCACTGCCCCTGACGCAGAGCATCATCCTGATCACGGCGGTCCTGTTACCGGTCGTCGCGCTGGCCGTGGGCGAGCGCGACCAGCTCACGATTCGCGGCTTCGACACCGTGGAGGAAGTCGTGGTCGGCGTGGCGATGATCGCCGCAGCGGCATGCACCACCATTCTGCGCAACCGTCTGGCGAGCGCCCTGGTGGTCGGCCTCACCGGTTACGGCTGCGGCGCCCTGTTCGCCCTGTACGGCGCCCCCGACCTGGCCCTCACCCAGTTCCTGGTGGAGAGCGTGACCCTGGTGGTGTTCGTCCTCGTTCTGCGCAAGCTGCCGAGCGAACCCGCCACCCGCCACTCCACCGGATTCAAGCCCGCACGCGCTCTCATCGGCATCGCGTTCGGCGCGATGCTCGTGGTCGTCGGCCTGTTCGCCGCCGCCGCACGCTCCACCGAACCACTCCAGGTCAGGCTCGGCGATGCCGCGTACACGTTCGGCCACGGCTCCAACGCGGTTAACGTCCTCCTCGTCGACATCCGCGCCTGGGACACGATCGGCGAGGTGTCCGTCCTCATCGTCGCCGCCACCGGCGTCGCGTCGATGGTGTTCCGCAACCGGCGGTTCGGTGCCGTTCCCCGGATCACCGACGCGGCGCGTCTGCAGGCCGGCCTCAGCGACGACTACACGGTGGCCAGCGACCGGACCACCTGGCTGCGCGGCAGCGAGCTCCGCGATCCCCGCCACCGCTCCATGGTCCTCGAGGCGACCACACGTGTCGTCTTCCCGACCCTGGTCATCCTGTCGCTGTACTTGTTCTTCGCGGGTCACAACGCCCCCGGCGGCGGTTTCGCCGGCGGTTTGGTGATGGGACTCGCTCTGGTCCTGCGCTATCTGGCCGGCGGACGCTACGAACTCGGCGAGGCGCTGCCGGTGGAGGCCGGAACCATCCTGGGGGCAGGCCTGCTCGTGTCGGCGGCGACCGCGACCACGTCACTGTTCCTCGGCGCGCCCGCACTGTCGTCCGCGGTGATCGACCTGCACCTCCCGGTATTCGGCGACGTGCACATCGTGACCGCGCTCTTCTTCGACCTCGGCATCTATCTGATCGTGGTGGGTCTGGTCCTCGACGTCCTGCGCAGCCTCGGCGCACGTCTGGACGTCGCCGACGACGCACCGACGACCGGATCGCTGCCCGCCCAGCCGCTCACGGGGGCACATCAGGAGGTTCGCCGATGA
- a CDS encoding Na(+)/H(+) antiporter subunit C produces the protein MTVNLGLLIVAGALSASGVYLLMERSLIRMLFGLLLVGNGINLLIVTLASSPGNPPIRGRGSNGHTADADPLAQGMVLTAIVITMGIAAFVLALTYRLFVINRRAAEEPSSDVEPTSTEGLDDDLQDDPEDVKIATGSLKNFPDRDRSDDPNTGADTVAGDFFDDQGNPMTVEEFEAAHTGVIETDLMPEDAELLLHLSDDDDDLPSSHTESARSDLAKLSDGDEAPPSDSPDGKHEGGDR, from the coding sequence ATGACCGTCAACCTCGGACTGCTGATCGTCGCCGGAGCGCTGTCGGCGTCGGGCGTGTATCTGCTGATGGAACGCAGCCTCATCCGGATGCTGTTCGGACTCCTACTCGTCGGAAACGGCATCAACCTCCTGATCGTGACACTCGCCAGCTCTCCCGGAAATCCGCCCATCCGGGGTCGCGGATCGAACGGGCACACGGCCGACGCCGATCCGCTCGCACAGGGCATGGTGCTGACGGCCATCGTCATCACCATGGGCATCGCGGCATTCGTACTCGCTCTCACGTACCGCCTGTTCGTGATCAACCGGCGAGCCGCGGAGGAGCCGTCGAGCGATGTCGAACCCACGTCGACCGAGGGCTTGGACGACGACCTGCAGGACGACCCCGAGGACGTGAAGATCGCGACCGGTTCCCTCAAGAACTTCCCGGACCGCGACCGCAGCGACGACCCGAACACCGGCGCCGATACCGTGGCCGGCGACTTCTTCGACGATCAAGGCAATCCGATGACCGTCGAGGAGTTCGAAGCCGCGCACACCGGCGTCATCGAGACCGACCTCATGCCGGAGGATGCAGAACTGCTGCTCCACCTGTCCGATGACGACGACGATCTGCCGAGCTCGCACACCGAATCGGCCCGATCAGACCTCGCGAAGCTCAGCGACGGCGACGAGGCCCCGCCGTCGGATTCACCCGACGGAAAGCACGAAGGAGGCGACCGATGA
- a CDS encoding Na+/H+ antiporter subunit D: MIPQSSWITVLIVLPTLVPMLGAALTLLRGRNPAFQRPVTTGAIGIALAASCTMLYLTTKNGPYAVHVGGWGGRDGGTSPLGITLVVDRLSALMLVVSTTVLLCVVVYAIGQGIRDGTTEQPVSIFLPSYLILTAGVCNAFLAGDLFNLYVSFEVLLAASFVLLTLGASAERVRAGASYVLVSMVSSLIFLAGIAFAYATTGTLNLAEMAVRLDEVPDGTRNALYAVLLVAFGIKAAVFPLSTWLPDSYPTAPAPVTAVFAGLLTKVGVYAIIRAHSLLFPGGSMDTVLMIAGLLTMLVGIFGAIAQSDVKRLLSFTLVSHIGYMIFGVAVGSTASTSAAIYYVAHHILVQTTLFLVVGLMERQAGSASLRRLGGLIASPLLAVLFLIPALNLGGIPPFSGFIGKVALVEAGVADGSVLSWILIVGSVVTSLLTLYVMARIWTKGFWRARADAPEGNMASSTPSALVEEGTDVLVAEREDVGRMPATMVVPTAAMVAVGLALTVWAGPIFAYTDDAADAVLDRAEYITTVLPHDSTAADHLMPRGGGR, translated from the coding sequence ATGATCCCGCAGAGCTCCTGGATCACCGTCCTGATCGTCCTCCCGACGCTGGTCCCCATGCTCGGAGCCGCTCTCACGCTGCTACGCGGCCGCAACCCCGCGTTCCAGCGCCCGGTGACGACCGGCGCCATCGGCATCGCGCTGGCCGCATCGTGCACGATGCTGTACCTCACCACGAAGAACGGACCGTATGCGGTGCACGTCGGCGGCTGGGGCGGCCGCGACGGTGGAACGTCGCCGCTGGGCATCACCCTCGTCGTCGACCGCCTGTCGGCTCTCATGCTCGTGGTGTCGACGACGGTCCTGCTGTGCGTCGTGGTGTACGCCATCGGGCAGGGCATCCGAGACGGCACGACCGAGCAGCCGGTGTCGATCTTCCTGCCCAGCTACCTGATTCTGACCGCGGGCGTGTGCAACGCCTTCCTCGCCGGCGACCTTTTCAACCTGTACGTGTCGTTCGAGGTGCTGCTCGCCGCGAGCTTCGTGCTCCTCACGCTGGGCGCCAGCGCGGAACGTGTCCGCGCCGGTGCATCGTACGTGCTGGTCTCCATGGTGTCGTCGCTGATCTTCCTGGCCGGTATCGCGTTCGCCTACGCGACCACCGGCACGCTGAACCTCGCCGAGATGGCGGTGCGGCTGGACGAGGTACCGGACGGCACGCGGAACGCCCTGTACGCGGTGCTGCTGGTCGCGTTCGGCATCAAGGCAGCGGTGTTCCCGCTGTCGACGTGGCTGCCGGACTCGTATCCCACCGCACCGGCACCCGTGACCGCGGTGTTCGCCGGATTGCTGACCAAGGTCGGTGTCTACGCGATCATCCGTGCTCACTCGCTCCTCTTTCCCGGAGGATCGATGGACACGGTCCTGATGATCGCGGGACTGTTGACGATGCTCGTCGGCATCTTCGGTGCGATCGCGCAGTCGGACGTCAAACGTCTGCTGTCGTTCACTCTCGTCAGTCACATCGGCTACATGATCTTCGGCGTCGCCGTCGGTTCGACGGCATCGACGTCGGCGGCGATCTACTACGTCGCGCACCACATTCTGGTGCAGACCACCCTGTTCCTGGTGGTCGGACTCATGGAGCGGCAAGCCGGCTCGGCCTCCCTGCGACGTCTCGGCGGCCTCATCGCGAGTCCGCTGCTCGCCGTCCTGTTCCTGATCCCGGCGCTCAACCTGGGCGGTATCCCGCCGTTCTCCGGGTTCATCGGAAAGGTCGCGCTCGTCGAGGCCGGCGTAGCCGACGGTTCCGTGCTGTCGTGGATTCTGATCGTCGGCTCCGTGGTCACGAGTCTGCTGACCCTCTACGTGATGGCCCGCATCTGGACGAAGGGATTCTGGCGTGCACGCGCCGACGCTCCCGAGGGCAACATGGCGTCGTCGACGCCGTCCGCCCTCGTCGAAGAGGGGACCGACGTCCTCGTCGCCGAACGTGAAGACGTCGGCCGGATGCCCGCCACCATGGTTGTGCCCACGGCGGCCATGGTCGCCGTCGGGCTGGCCCTCACCGTGTGGGCCGGACCGATCTTCGCGTACACCGACGATGCCGCAGACGCCGTGCTCGATCGGGCCGAGTACATCACCACTGTTCTGCCCCACGACTCCACGGCTGCCGACCATCTGATGCCACGAGGTGGAGGCCGATGA
- a CDS encoding Na+/H+ antiporter subunit E, producing the protein MSSTPFPDKPHAKAAGKRLLPAFVGNLWRITVLSLAWPVAKFGIWIHAHLKVPSWAGGDLREFALRVWGVSWLAFVWVLLWGEVTWANIIIGVLFGTLVMALLPLPRVPVEGKLHPIATAALAMSLVYNFVVSSAQVAWAALTPGNPPLGTVVRVHLAIKSDLVLTLAIDYINLVPGTMVVEIDHLRRMLYVHVFDVRKQSQVDSFHRQMAYVERQFIKAFERDSEWHPSPFHGIDDDYHHVPFSDRQRVAEASARDRDRGLRRRKR; encoded by the coding sequence ATGAGCAGCACCCCGTTCCCCGACAAGCCGCACGCCAAGGCGGCAGGCAAGCGCCTGCTTCCGGCATTCGTCGGCAATCTGTGGCGGATCACCGTGCTGAGCCTGGCCTGGCCGGTGGCGAAGTTCGGCATCTGGATCCACGCGCACCTGAAGGTGCCGTCGTGGGCGGGCGGCGACCTGCGGGAGTTCGCACTCCGGGTGTGGGGCGTCTCCTGGCTCGCTTTCGTCTGGGTCCTTCTGTGGGGCGAGGTCACCTGGGCGAACATCATCATCGGAGTGCTGTTCGGCACCCTGGTGATGGCGCTCCTGCCCCTCCCCCGGGTGCCGGTCGAAGGCAAACTGCATCCGATCGCGACTGCCGCCCTCGCCATGTCCCTGGTCTACAACTTCGTCGTGTCGAGCGCGCAGGTCGCGTGGGCCGCCCTCACGCCGGGCAACCCGCCGCTGGGCACTGTCGTCCGCGTCCACCTCGCGATCAAGTCCGACCTCGTGCTCACACTCGCCATCGACTACATCAACCTGGTGCCGGGAACCATGGTCGTGGAGATCGACCACCTGCGGCGCATGCTGTACGTCCACGTCTTCGATGTGCGCAAGCAATCGCAGGTCGATTCGTTCCACCGGCAGATGGCCTATGTGGAGCGTCAGTTCATCAAGGCCTTCGAACGCGACTCGGAATGGCATCCGAGCCCGTTTCACGGTATCGATGACGACTACCACCACGTGCCGTTCAGCGATCGCCAACGTGTGGCCGAGGCGTCGGCACGTGACCGGGACCGCGGTCTGCGGAGGAGGAAACGATGA
- a CDS encoding monovalent cation/H+ antiporter complex subunit F translates to MTYVWAAAGGMLMAAVILTTYRALRGPTTLDRLVGIDAIVAIMICGLAVWVAASGDTTIAAGIVVLSLVSFIGSVAVARFRVRDDE, encoded by the coding sequence ATGACCTACGTCTGGGCCGCAGCCGGCGGCATGCTGATGGCAGCGGTCATCCTCACCACGTATCGCGCACTTCGCGGCCCCACCACGCTCGACCGCCTCGTCGGCATCGATGCCATCGTCGCCATCATGATCTGCGGCCTGGCCGTCTGGGTCGCAGCGAGCGGCGACACCACCATCGCGGCCGGCATCGTCGTACTGAGTCTCGTGAGTTTCATCGGGTCGGTGGCCGTCGCACGATTCCGAGTGAGGGATGACGAATGA
- the mnhG gene encoding monovalent cation/H(+) antiporter subunit G has protein sequence MIRDILAASFVLFGSLVALTAAIGIVRFPDTLSRMHAATKPQTFGMFLVLIGTLIEINGHPDSGMLVLAALFTAITAPVIAQRVGRLVYREQRGDEQLLDESQLRPLSSRDEN, from the coding sequence ATGATCAGGGATATCCTCGCGGCCTCCTTCGTCCTGTTCGGATCGCTCGTGGCACTGACCGCGGCCATCGGCATCGTCCGCTTCCCGGACACTCTCAGCCGGATGCACGCGGCGACCAAACCGCAGACCTTCGGCATGTTCCTCGTGCTGATCGGGACGCTGATCGAGATCAACGGTCATCCGGACAGCGGAATGCTCGTCCTGGCCGCGCTCTTCACCGCGATCACGGCCCCGGTCATCGCACAGCGCGTCGGCCGTCTCGTGTACCGAGAGCAGCGCGGCGACGAGCAACTGCTCGACGAATCACAGCTGCGGCCCCTGTCGTCGCGCGACGAAAACTGA
- a CDS encoding glutamate--cysteine ligase: MGNPISPIPFEGSPEPTIGVEWELALVDRSTRDLVNRAPDLFELISGRGVDRAAQIHKELLRNTVELVTGVCHTVAEAMADLGATLDVVRDLTAEIDTDLYGAGTHPFAPWSTQQLTEGNRYAELIERTQWWGRQMLIWGVHVHVGVSRRDKVLPILSSLLKYYPHLLALSASSPMWGGDETGYASNRAMMFQQLPTAGLPFQFERWSEFEAFAHDQLTTGIIDDLNEIRWDIRPSPHLGTIEVRVCDGVSNRRELAGVVALTHCLIVDLDRRLTAGEELPQMAPWLVQENKWRAARYGIDAIIIQDAECSERLVTEDLADLLVRLEPVAASLGCSAELASVADIVAGRISYQRQHDVLARTGSMRDVVGSIVDELD; the protein is encoded by the coding sequence GTGGGGAACCCGATCAGTCCGATCCCGTTCGAGGGATCGCCTGAGCCGACGATCGGCGTGGAGTGGGAACTGGCACTGGTCGATCGAAGTACTCGCGATCTGGTGAACCGTGCCCCCGATCTGTTCGAGCTGATCAGCGGACGCGGAGTCGACCGGGCTGCGCAGATCCACAAGGAACTGCTCCGCAACACCGTCGAACTGGTCACCGGGGTGTGTCACACGGTGGCCGAGGCGATGGCCGATCTCGGTGCCACGCTCGACGTGGTCCGGGACCTGACCGCCGAGATCGACACCGATCTGTACGGGGCGGGCACCCATCCGTTCGCACCGTGGTCGACGCAGCAGCTCACGGAGGGCAACCGCTACGCGGAGCTGATCGAACGCACTCAGTGGTGGGGCAGGCAGATGCTGATCTGGGGCGTGCACGTGCACGTCGGGGTGAGTCGTCGCGACAAGGTACTGCCGATACTGTCGTCGCTGCTCAAGTACTATCCGCATCTGCTCGCACTGTCGGCGTCGTCCCCGATGTGGGGTGGTGACGAGACCGGTTACGCCAGTAACCGGGCGATGATGTTCCAGCAGCTACCGACCGCGGGTCTCCCGTTCCAGTTCGAGCGCTGGAGCGAGTTCGAGGCGTTCGCGCACGACCAGCTGACCACGGGGATCATCGACGATCTCAACGAGATCCGCTGGGACATCCGCCCGTCTCCGCACCTGGGCACGATCGAGGTCCGGGTGTGCGACGGTGTTTCGAACCGGCGGGAGCTGGCGGGAGTGGTCGCGTTGACGCACTGCCTGATCGTCGACCTGGATCGCCGGCTCACCGCGGGCGAGGAACTGCCGCAGATGGCCCCGTGGCTGGTTCAGGAGAACAAATGGCGTGCGGCTCGGTACGGAATCGACGCCATCATCATCCAGGACGCAGAATGCTCCGAGCGGCTCGTCACCGAGGACCTCGCGGACCTGCTGGTACGCCTGGAGCCGGTGGCCGCGTCGTTGGGATGCAGTGCGGAACTCGCGTCGGTCGCCGACATCGTCGCGGGGCGGATCAGCTACCAGCGACAGCACGACGTGCTCGCCCGGACGGGCAGCATGCGGGACGTGGTCGGCTCGATCGTCGACGAACTGGACTGA
- a CDS encoding superoxide dismutase family protein — translation MFARNVTRGTVAGISTTRVLAMVAAAGATGAVLAGCTPNEEPSSAPGTTPPVITGDQVNPDAEAHPGASSAGGEQTGASGSESGANQTATVTLRDKSGGDVGMATFTSTGSAVTVELRVTGIEPGLHGVHVHSVGKCDAADNFSSAGGHLQVNGHTGKPESGDLTSVSVLKDGTGTVTSTTDAFTIDQAKDKALVVHEVGDTDGTKRQACGVIEAK, via the coding sequence ATGTTCGCCCGTAACGTCACCCGAGGCACCGTCGCCGGAATCTCGACTACTCGTGTCCTGGCCATGGTTGCAGCGGCAGGCGCCACGGGCGCCGTTCTCGCGGGCTGCACTCCGAACGAGGAGCCGTCGTCGGCTCCCGGCACCACGCCGCCGGTCATCACCGGCGACCAGGTGAATCCGGACGCCGAGGCTCATCCGGGCGCGTCGTCGGCCGGCGGTGAGCAGACCGGCGCGAGCGGCAGCGAGAGCGGTGCGAACCAGACCGCCACCGTCACGCTCCGCGATAAGTCGGGCGGCGACGTCGGCATGGCCACCTTCACCTCCACCGGTTCGGCGGTCACCGTCGAACTGCGCGTCACCGGTATCGAACCCGGTCTGCACGGAGTGCACGTCCACTCGGTCGGCAAGTGCGACGCTGCAGACAACTTCTCTTCGGCAGGCGGCCACCTGCAGGTGAACGGCCACACCGGCAAGCCGGAGAGCGGCGATCTGACCAGTGTCAGCGTCCTGAAGGACGGAACCGGAACGGTCACCAGCACCACCGACGCGTTCACCATCGATCAGGCGAAGGACAAAGCGCTCGTCGTGCACGAGGTCGGTGACACCGACGGCACCAAGCGCCAGGCGTGCGGTGTGATCGAGGCCAAGTAG